Proteins encoded by one window of Halorussus salinus:
- a CDS encoding DUF7342 family protein yields MAEHTGEPSVPSPLDDYRAKTESRSALDRVSILVPNLTEKTTVAEVADNADVSKETARKHLNHFENWNVLVRTGKNPETFVRNESYFDWLRVDTLQREQSVEELQETLSELAEEDEQFAEEFDVDSPRDVDILSGGYENAGESAEKIRRWQSVRDRMDDVAAALRNELDLGSTAPRDDSSGNRLRISE; encoded by the coding sequence ATGGCTGAACACACTGGCGAACCGTCCGTTCCGTCGCCGCTGGACGACTACCGAGCGAAAACGGAGAGTCGGAGCGCCTTGGACCGTGTGTCGATACTCGTCCCGAATCTGACCGAGAAGACTACCGTGGCGGAAGTCGCAGACAACGCCGACGTGTCGAAAGAGACCGCCAGAAAGCATCTGAACCACTTCGAGAACTGGAACGTGCTTGTCCGGACCGGAAAGAACCCGGAGACGTTCGTCCGGAACGAGTCGTACTTCGACTGGCTCAGGGTCGATACGCTCCAGCGCGAGCAGTCCGTCGAAGAGCTACAGGAGACCCTAAGCGAACTCGCGGAGGAAGACGAGCAGTTCGCCGAGGAGTTCGACGTGGATTCGCCCAGAGACGTAGATATTTTGAGTGGAGGGTACGAGAATGCGGGAGAGTCGGCGGAGAAAATCCGACGGTGGCAGAGCGTCCGCGACCGGATGGACGACGTGGCGGCCGCGCTCCGAAACGAACTCGACCTCGGTTCGACTGCTCCGCGGGACGATAGTTCCGGAAACCGTCTCCGGATTTCGGAATAA
- a CDS encoding ammonium transporter, with product MLDAPMQVDPSSIASGVNNVWVLTVTFLIFFMHAGFAMLEAGQVRSKNVANQLTKNMLTWSVGVLVYFLVGAGISSVVGGAADPFAYVSGGSDSWIGWLFGAVFAMTAATIVSGAVAGRAKLRAYVSYTVLLAAVIYPVVVGFTWAGGFLNDIGPGFQDFAGGVIVHGMGGIAGLTAAWILGPRMDRYDDDGSVNVIPGHSITFAVLGTLILCFGWYGFNVGTAASVFVVENGTLALGAFADTVGRVALTTTLGMAAGAIGASAVSLVKTKKVDTLYVANGMLAGLVGITSNTNGITWVGALVVGLLAGGQLPVVFEFVEKKLKIDDVCAVFPVHGSAGLLGALAFPFFAIPGYEVSFVAQLVGVSVIALWTVAGTGLVFGVLKLLGQARVSAEHEREGLDIAEHGVDTYPEFGGPDVDAGAVRTDGSGVVRADGAGDPPNAGKIKMVTAVVRPDRLSNVKTALAQVGAPSLTVTNVSGRGSQPAKTGQWRGEEYTVDLHQKVKVECVVADVPADEVVEAIREAADTGEPGDGKIFVVPVEDACQVRTGVRGPEAV from the coding sequence ATGCTAGATGCACCCATGCAGGTGGACCCCTCGTCGATAGCCAGCGGGGTCAACAACGTCTGGGTCCTGACCGTGACCTTCCTCATCTTCTTCATGCACGCGGGCTTCGCGATGCTGGAGGCCGGGCAGGTTCGGTCGAAGAACGTCGCCAACCAGTTGACGAAGAACATGCTGACGTGGAGCGTCGGCGTGCTGGTCTACTTCCTCGTCGGCGCGGGCATCTCGTCGGTCGTCGGCGGGGCCGCCGACCCCTTCGCCTACGTCTCGGGCGGCTCGGACTCGTGGATAGGCTGGCTCTTCGGCGCGGTGTTCGCCATGACCGCGGCGACCATCGTCTCCGGCGCTGTCGCGGGCCGCGCGAAGCTCCGGGCCTACGTGAGCTACACCGTCCTGCTGGCGGCGGTCATCTACCCGGTCGTCGTCGGCTTCACGTGGGCTGGCGGCTTCCTGAACGACATCGGACCGGGCTTTCAGGACTTCGCGGGCGGCGTCATCGTCCACGGGATGGGCGGCATCGCGGGCCTGACCGCGGCGTGGATTCTCGGCCCCCGGATGGACCGCTACGACGACGACGGCTCGGTCAACGTCATCCCCGGCCACTCCATCACCTTCGCGGTACTCGGGACGCTCATCCTCTGTTTCGGCTGGTACGGCTTCAACGTCGGCACGGCCGCGAGCGTCTTCGTGGTCGAGAACGGGACGCTCGCGCTCGGCGCGTTCGCCGACACGGTGGGCCGCGTCGCGCTGACCACCACGCTGGGCATGGCCGCGGGTGCAATCGGCGCGAGCGCCGTCTCGCTGGTCAAGACGAAGAAAGTCGATACGCTCTACGTCGCCAACGGAATGTTGGCCGGACTGGTCGGCATCACCAGCAACACGAACGGGATTACGTGGGTCGGCGCGCTAGTCGTCGGCCTGCTGGCTGGCGGACAGCTTCCGGTCGTCTTCGAGTTCGTGGAGAAGAAGCTGAAGATAGACGACGTGTGCGCGGTCTTTCCGGTCCACGGCTCGGCGGGTCTCCTCGGGGCGCTCGCGTTCCCCTTCTTCGCCATTCCGGGCTACGAGGTCAGCTTCGTCGCCCAACTGGTCGGCGTCTCGGTCATCGCGCTGTGGACGGTCGCCGGGACCGGACTCGTCTTCGGCGTGTTGAAACTGCTGGGACAGGCCCGCGTCAGCGCGGAACACGAGCGCGAGGGCCTCGACATCGCGGAACACGGCGTGGACACCTACCCCGAGTTCGGCGGGCCCGACGTGGACGCGGGCGCGGTCAGAACTGACGGTAGCGGTGTCGTCCGCGCGGACGGTGCGGGCGACCCGCCCAACGCGGGGAAGATCAAGATGGTCACGGCCGTCGTCCGGCCCGACCGCCTCAGCAACGTCAAGACCGCCCTCGCCCAAGTAGGCGCGCCGAGCCTCACGGTCACGAACGTCTCGGGCCGCGGGAGCCAGCCCGCCAAGACCGGCCAGTGGCGCGGCGAGGAGTACACCGTGGACCTCCACCAGAAGGTCAAAGTCGAGTGCGTCGTCGCCGACGTGCCCGCCGACGAGGTAGTCGAAGCCATCCGCGAGGCCGCCGACACGGGCGAGCCGGGCGACGGCAAGATATTCGTCGTGCCGGTCGAGGACGCCTGTCAGGTCCGGACCGGCGTCCGCGGTCCGGAAGCGGTGTAG
- a CDS encoding DUF7522 family protein, with protein sequence MNNGEVTDGGEPLVDFLRSKAGDSLRGVIRYDSDDYRFLYVRTDVTEAYGGTSNFEAVVRQYREAEPTESKQEGTLYAGNHHVTVRLYDDAAILHFPQGEEYGTIVSVDPNVAQGLSTFTYDCLERIFRDSPQRISNVPDW encoded by the coding sequence ATGAACAACGGGGAAGTGACCGACGGCGGCGAGCCTCTCGTCGATTTCCTGCGGTCGAAGGCCGGAGATTCACTGCGAGGCGTCATCAGATACGACAGCGACGACTACCGGTTCCTCTACGTCCGAACCGACGTTACCGAGGCCTACGGCGGAACGTCGAATTTCGAGGCGGTGGTCAGACAGTACCGGGAAGCCGAGCCGACCGAGTCCAAGCAGGAGGGGACCCTCTACGCCGGAAACCATCACGTCACGGTCCGGCTGTACGACGACGCCGCGATTCTTCACTTCCCGCAGGGCGAGGAGTACGGAACCATCGTGAGCGTGGACCCGAACGTCGCGCAGGGGCTATCGACGTTCACGTACGACTGTCTCGAACGCATCTTTCGGGATTCCCCCCAGCGAATCTCGAACGTGCCCGACTGGTAG
- a CDS encoding DUF5518 domain-containing protein — translation MVEKQTTARSADRPPATGRRPPDDDPNTLMNAIVGAVVTVVTAPALPFAAIAGGGVAGYLQGTDLGDGAKVGAISGALAAVPAFFFAWFVAAFLLLGADPVLAVTSVFAVLLFVVVAGYLVGAGALGGALGAYLHREL, via the coding sequence ATGGTCGAGAAACAGACTACCGCTCGGTCCGCCGACCGCCCTCCCGCTACCGGCAGGCGTCCGCCCGACGACGACCCCAACACACTGATGAACGCTATCGTCGGTGCCGTCGTGACGGTCGTCACCGCGCCCGCGCTCCCGTTCGCGGCCATCGCTGGCGGCGGGGTCGCGGGCTACTTGCAGGGGACGGACCTCGGAGACGGCGCGAAGGTCGGTGCCATCTCCGGCGCGCTGGCGGCGGTTCCGGCGTTCTTCTTCGCGTGGTTCGTCGCGGCCTTCCTCCTGCTCGGCGCGGACCCAGTTCTCGCAGTCACGAGCGTCTTCGCGGTTCTCCTCTTCGTGGTCGTCGCTGGCTACCTCGTCGGTGCCGGGGCGCTCGGCGGCGCGCTCGGCGCGTACCTACACCGGGAACTCTGA
- a CDS encoding DUF7504 family protein, producing the protein MSDAETGGALPVSPESLADETNVLVAGEPFTRKREVMLELLDTPDRGAILATTKLSAARLKQAFDRRYDAAAWDLRFVDCVSKGRSVEAVRETETVRYVADPGDLTGIGIELSGFMQEFYHRDDLARARLGFDSLSPVLMYADLRRVYQFLHVVTGRIASSGFAGVFTLDTVRGDRQAADRLMQVFDALVEVRETDDGEQLRVRGGDFGPKTWTEF; encoded by the coding sequence GTGTCCGACGCCGAGACCGGTGGCGCGTTGCCCGTGTCGCCCGAATCGCTGGCCGACGAGACGAACGTCCTCGTCGCCGGAGAGCCGTTCACGCGCAAGCGCGAGGTGATGCTCGAACTGTTGGACACGCCCGACCGAGGAGCCATCCTCGCGACGACGAAACTGAGCGCGGCCCGACTCAAGCAGGCGTTCGACCGGCGGTACGACGCCGCGGCGTGGGACCTCCGGTTCGTGGACTGCGTGAGCAAGGGGCGGTCGGTCGAGGCCGTCCGGGAGACCGAGACGGTCCGGTACGTCGCCGACCCCGGCGACCTGACCGGCATCGGCATCGAACTCTCGGGGTTCATGCAGGAGTTCTACCACCGCGACGACTTGGCGCGCGCCCGACTCGGCTTCGACTCGCTGTCGCCGGTCCTGATGTACGCCGACCTGCGTCGGGTCTACCAGTTTCTCCACGTCGTCACCGGCCGCATCGCCAGTTCCGGCTTCGCGGGCGTGTTCACCCTCGATACGGTCCGCGGGGACCGGCAGGCGGCCGACCGACTGATGCAGGTGTTCGACGCGCTCGTGGAAGTCAGAGAGACCGACGACGGCGAGCAGTTGCGCGTCCGCGGCGGCGACTTCGGCCCGAAGACGTGGACCGAGTTCTGA